A window of Verrucomicrobiia bacterium contains these coding sequences:
- a CDS encoding iron-sulfur cluster assembly accessory protein, which produces MIANLAAKSTAAPAFRVGDERLIKLTSSAAAKVGSLLSKQGRPAGVLRVAVVGGGCSGLQYKMDLQDGPANRDILVETAGVRVVVDPKSALYVTGSELDYLDALDGGFKVKNPNAATSCSCGESFSA; this is translated from the coding sequence ATGATCGCAAACCTTGCCGCCAAATCAACCGCTGCCCCTGCCTTCCGGGTGGGGGACGAACGGCTCATTAAACTCACTTCGAGCGCCGCCGCCAAAGTCGGCTCACTGCTATCGAAGCAAGGCCGGCCCGCCGGGGTGTTGCGCGTGGCGGTGGTGGGCGGCGGCTGTTCCGGGCTGCAATACAAAATGGATTTGCAGGATGGACCGGCTAATCGCGATATCCTGGTTGAAACGGCAGGCGTGCGGGTAGTGGTCGATCCCAAGAGCGCCCTCTATGTCACCGGCAGCGAGCTGGATTATCTGGATGCGCTCGACGGCGGGTTCAAAGTGAAAAATCCCAATGCGGCCACCAGTTGCTCTTGCGGCGAGAGCTTCAGCGCCTGA
- a CDS encoding tetratricopeptide repeat protein, translating to MFTIIQPHPGADRPARIATAAAHLQTAYWKDSVSLWTHCLACTPGDYVAHNNLGIALVLQGRREEAIHNFERALEIKPDDSEAHNNSGVALASQGKMEEAIHQFERALELKADNSEARTNLGRALAARGASDKPSPSSQEP from the coding sequence GTGTTTACGATAATCCAGCCACACCCGGGGGCTGACAGACCGGCGAGAATTGCCACCGCTGCGGCCCACCTTCAAACGGCCTATTGGAAAGACAGTGTTTCCCTGTGGACACACTGCCTGGCTTGCACCCCGGGAGATTATGTGGCCCACAACAATTTAGGAATCGCTCTGGTCTTGCAGGGAAGGCGGGAGGAAGCCATTCATAATTTTGAGCGGGCGCTGGAGATCAAACCGGACGATAGCGAAGCCCACAACAATTCAGGCGTCGCTCTGGCCTCCCAGGGGAAGATGGAAGAAGCCATTCATCAGTTTGAACGGGCGCTTGAGCTCAAAGCAGATAACAGCGAGGCCCGCACCAATCTGGGCCGCGCGCTGGCTGCTCGGGGCGCATCAGACAAGCCATCCCCCAGTTCACAGGAGCCTTGA